A region from the Fundulus heteroclitus isolate FHET01 chromosome 22, MU-UCD_Fhet_4.1, whole genome shotgun sequence genome encodes:
- the LOC105927272 gene encoding SPARC encodes MKLSLMLALFLLIYPCAAMGGRAQRRQRQAEDRLTPYIGRVDPEKLCELLKCHSPVGSWCQVVQEKGILIPKCVCPRSCPRQKAPVCSVLGKTYGNECLLHKDACRRRHRTRLAHTGPCLVPKSECTGEELGQFPYRLLDWFLLLRRMGGSYTPAALPQTCLSHAQRTQLAEERFTLLDKNKDGKLSWRDLRKLYYKKMPLEQCATPFFLSCDRNKNKKVTVKEWTACLVDRSEAWFYNFMSVEMGSHQLCPTAKHGLPRLL; translated from the exons ATGAAGCTGAGCTTGATGCTTGCCTTGTTTCTCCTTATTTACCCTTGTGCGGCCATG GGAGGAAGAGCTCAGCGCAGACAGAGACAGGCGGAGGACAGGCTGACGCCATACATCGGCAGGGTGGACCCAG AAAAGCTTTGCGAACTGCTTAAATGCCACAGCCCGGTGGGATCTTGGTGCCAGGTAGTTCAGGAAAAGGGAATTCTCATTCCCAAGTGTGTTTGTCCCCGGTCATGCCCACG GCAGAAGGCCCCAGTGTGCAGTGTTCTGGGTAAGACCTACGGGAATGAGTGCTTGCTTCACAAAGACGCCTGTAGGAGGAGGCACCGCACGAGACTGGCTCACACCGGACCCTGTCTGG TCCCCAAGAGCGAATGCACCGGAGAAGAGTTAGGCCAGTTTCCATACCGTCTCCTGGACTGGTTTCTTCTCCTGAGGCGAATGGGGGGGTCCTATACACCCGCAGCTCTGCCGCAAACCTGTCTCAGCCATGCCCAGAGGACCCAACTGGCAGAG GAAAGATTTACCTTACTGGACAAGAACAAAGATGGAAAGTTGAGCTGGAGGGACCTGAGGAAGCTATATTACAAGAAGATGCCTTTGGAGCAGTGTGCTACACCATTTTTCTT GTCCTGTGATCGCAACAAGAACAAGAAGGTTACTGTGAAAGAGTGGACAGCCTGTCTGGTGGATCGTTCTGAGGCCTGGTTTTATAATTTCATGT CTGTGGAAATGGGATCCCACCAGCTGTGTCCTACAGCCAAACATGGACTCCCGCGTCTCCTTTGA